The genomic interval aagtgtttgaatgacgttgtaatattcaaattcaaaagacaaCAACGGGAGTAGTATATTCATATACAGGGACTCTAAATATTCcaattgatttttgttgtgtGGTTGCTGTGCTTGAATAGTAAATTAATTGAATGTAGTTGTTGATTATGGATTGAATAGAGAAAGTAGGAGGCTGTGTGGATTGCCTCATTAACAAAAATATAAGTAATCCTTAAAAGATTGTGAAAAGGGACAAGAGTTCTcaaaaagaatcaaagaaattttaaataacccaattcacccccctcttgggactacatcttaggtttcactctcctcactagatacgtGAACATAAGTTGGACatccgaataccttcaatccggagtagtctactgcatttttCGTCTaaacctcttctgccactctaccctctagtgatgcccttagtGATTGGTTTATTAAAAAGCAAGCTATACCTACTGCCTTGGCCTAGAAGTTCTACGGTAGCCCTACATTTAATTTGAGACATTGAGCCCTTTCAGAAAGAGTCTGATTCATCCGTTCAGTCACACCATTTTGTTGGGGTGTTCGGCAAactataaagtatcttttgatgACCCGCTCTGCACAAAACTCTATAAATCAAGAATTAGTGTACttggtcccattatccgaccttaagtatttgattctcctctgtgtcaggttttccacttcaaccttccaaatcttaaacttggaaaacgtaTCTGATTTGTGTCGCATGAAGAAAacccagacctttcgtgagtaatcatcaatgaaactcacataatacacatgtccaccctttgatgcaactctaaccagACCCCAAAatctgaatgcacataatcaagaatgcCCTTTGTCTTGTGTATAGGTGATCTTAACCTTGCcctattctgttttccaagaacacaaatcctacaaaattccagctgacatgatttcaagcccatCAACAacttcctcttgtgtagttctttcatgccatgttcccCCATATACCTAAGGCGCATATgtcacaagacggtctcatctgattcagcatctatGGCCGCAGCTCCACCTTGAACGgtagttccctacaatgtgtatatattcccatccagtttctgccctttcattacaatCAGATTACCTTTTCATATCGTCAGAATtctacctttggacttgtaattaaagccattacaatccaacatttcaagtgatatcaaactcttccttaactctggtatatgtcttacattacacaacattcttacagcaccatcaaatatttttatttttacatttcctatgtcaatgatcttgcaagaagtgtcattacccataagaattgaTCTAGAATTCACATAAtttgtaagtgctgaaccactccttgtttggagtcatgtgataagaacatgccgagtcatttatccaagagtccgttagattattcGACCtcgctgaaactgatagaacatacCATCACTACACGCTGAACCTCCTTTTTGAACAACATTCATAGAtttgaagtaccctcatgtttctcagaatttcccttcttccaatctggacactctagtttcacatgcccctttttaccacatttataacactgaatttctttcttcttcttggattgatttcgggatttctgacttgatccatgtttggattttcctttgcctcgctcttTATTACCctttatcacaagtccttctccttcatcacatattttcaatctttgataaaaatttagcaaaacatttgttacctcttctagatcaagagtttcttttccctatgtaagagtggtcacaagattttcataggtatgagtcgaaggcaaagagtttaacaacatcaaagctttgtcatcctcacaaacttaacatcaactctgaTCAAATCACCAATAAATTAATTGAAAGCATTAATGTGTTAatttaagtttgatccttcaaccatcttaaaccaatacaaacgttgcttaacaaaaaaattattattaagagATTTTGACATGTACCGGCTTTCTAACTTTCATCATATAGCAGCTGGaaaatcctcctccatcacccgatagagcacttcgtcggccaaacacaagtgtattgtagaagcggcctttgctttcaaatctacccatgttgcctcatccattccttccggttgagtatcaagtagagccttagtcattccttgttgtacaagaatgtctttcactctcttctgccataaaccaaagttcccgattccatcaaatttgacgatatcaaatcttgcagaagacggtcccaatgccataacaacaatcgctttgataccaatttgttgtaatatggATTGAATAATAATGATGCAcatcaaaataaatataacatgTAAATGCAACACAAccagaaaatgataaacaacaagaacaataacaagatttacgtggtttggcaaagcctacatccatggaagcaatgacacacaaatttcactatgaaaatctcaaagtacacaatacacttctcaaatgatcactctcttTATCAATATATGCctataatgacatatataatagtccctcggaggtttccctccgattacccaaccaccccgatgttcaaattcaaaattcaaaattcaaaatttaaaaaaattgctCGTAGCCTagaacttctcgtcgacgatcacagggtactcgtcgacgagcccctatTGTgttgccccttcatgtttttcttttttccttctttgtttgagaaaaaaccaaagtataagagccacacctcAAACAACAGCTACCTTCACCTTCCAACTTTCATGAACTCAAGACATGGAGAGTCATGACATCTAACCAAACATTAGGAAATAataatgacaatttttttttttttaaaaagaagaaggATGAGAGCACCATTACAAAAGAAGGATGAGAGCACCATTACATGTCTATCCTTCATCACATGACCACTATCAATTCACCTTTTGTTAGCTACTTGCTACTTTGCTCACCTAGATAAAAAAGGGGGTGGGGAATGAACAACTTTCTTCATGTGCACAAAAAATGCTCTTTAAGCACGCACACAAATGTCTCATAGTAGAATTTTTCTAACTAAAATCACTAAATTGCAATTTATTTAGCTTTCAACATTTAACACTGTTAACACTCCACCGATGATATACCAAGATTTACtcaaatctaaaaataaatatgtttcTAGATTAGATTAGATGTTAGATTGAATATCTAAACTATTAGGAGATTATTCCGAAACCAATGCAAAATATTGATTTTACCATTCCATTATGTGAATTTATGGTATTAATTTACATTTGTGTTGAGAATGAGGCTATGAGTCCAATTGTATCAGGTGAGCAAAACaagtaattgaaataaaaaaagtaCAAGAAGTGAACATCAAATAAGACGTAAATAAAGTTAAAAATTACTTTATAAAGACAACACAAGAAAAAGATAAATTGAAAGAGAATTTTCAAATCTTAATAAGAgatttttgtcataattaatttattaaaaatgtttttcaataTATGTAAATGTAAATATTACTATTTGTGGATATAAATAATCGATGTATTGTAAAGCATCATAAATAAAAgtgaatataaaaaatatatatgaaatatagtaattttttttttgcttttattcttatgtttggaaaaaaatatattaaaagacaATGCAAAAATAGATAAATTGATAGAGAATTTTCATTTGAGAATCGGAGATATTGGTCATAGTTGATCTTTAAACATGTTTTTGAATGTGAATTtaaatatttctatttaagtGGTTAGTATTCATGAGTAAACTTATAGAATCTTAATTAACATGGAACACTTATTTAGAACATATTGTAGAGCACCAACAAATTGAAACTTAAAGATTATTTTAGGAAGGGAGAAGACATGAGAGATTTGAGGCAAGAAGAAAAGTAAACCATAGGAAGAGCAAATTTATTGCTTCATAGACAAACAAATTATAGGAAATACTacgacaaaaataaaaaattacaaaatttttgTTTTGTAATTATAGTTCTCAACTCACCTTTGTCATTGTCAACTTTTGCCTTCATCTTTCATGAATTATGAGGAGACTAAGGTTAAAATCATAAGATCTAAACTGACACAAgaacaaacaaaaataataattcaaaaagggaaaaaaagaggATGATACGAGAGTCTTATGTTATGTTTGTCCTTTACCACTGACCTACCATCACCTCTACTCGTCCACTCTTATTATTATGCTCACCATTGGTTTACTACACggatcacaaaaaaaaaaagaaatagaaaagaaaaaaagaaaacaattgGGGAATGCATAACTCCCTTCATGTGTGCACGCATAGAATAATTTTTTTGCTTTTCAAGCATGCATACTGAGATTTCCCGATATGTTATTTTTAACTAAAATCACTCCATATCATAATTTATTCAATTTTCTACATGCAACACTTCTAAAGCTCAATTAATGATATACAATATTCACTCAAAAATTATAAACAAATATATATGCATAGTTTTGATTGAATGTTGGATTCAGTACCCAAAAAATGAGGTAGTTATTCTTAATTGAATGCAGAACATTGATTTCAAGCATATCTaaatattacaattttttttttctattttttttccaatCGTATCTATAAATTGATAGCCTATCAAAACATTGCAATAAAATAATTGATATtgaaaaacccaaattttattttgtaatatGTGAATAATTAACATTgagaaacccaaattttcttttgtgatttctattgaccttataggtcacgcccggttttgattatgacaaatactcattgtatctaatgagtatttgGGATTTTATGCAGGAATTCAGATTaaaagatcttaatgcacatggaagatagtgaagagtcaagacccaataatttcatgttgtaatatataattcatttttgtaaaggatctgtaataataattagagtgtttacttgtaataatcacacaccccacatgcatggtataatacgtaagctcataatacaaatgaccttagaatgaccttagggtttacccttcggttgaccaacaccggattttttcggtgtcttcaaaaggacctaaaaatgaccttaggatacTCACTTATGCTCATATATGTTAGAcacattgaatagggtgtttgtgattcaaaataggaccgaaatgcacactttgtgcacttttggtcgaccaatcttggcagttcattctgcccccggtcgactgaacctagtctaggtcaacaagttgaccacatctcggtcgactgaactcttaTAGTTCAAAATGGCATGGTTGATCGAACCCTTTTGAAGTTAACAATGTGACTTTCTAGTCGATCGAGAAGaatttgtataccaccaacccggtcgactgagggtccttgggagaaatctcaatggtctggtcgatcgaatcgTCCAATTCAAAAAaggcctagtcaaccgaacctcgataGAATGAAAAATCGCCTTAAGCATGTACATTTTGGTCGACTGAGTCCCAAGTTCAAAATAtgctcggttgactgaaccatatgaacttcggtcgaccgaaaaggttttggttgaccggacctctcgggttgccctgattttttaccgtggttaaaatattttaaacagggttaattattttaaaatgatttaaaactttcataattattcccaataggtccctaacggttatatttcaaggggtgtctataaatacccccttatttgggataattagcatgagattaaaaatattgattaagagaaattttctgaaaatcccaaaacctacaATACTCATATCCAAcccccattcactcatacttactttCTTCGatttcttaaatcctctgtaagttgattgagtgtttatatgaATAGGTTTGCTcccccattcatatttgattgatttattttcattgagagctaaacctaagtattcttaggagactttattaataagtctatcttaagaagacttttatttgatcttctaagattgcaccttcattgcaacatcttgagaaaattgtatttgttttttgttgtaaaatattttcaaaatactttcaaatatctagtgtgttttatcttgataaatctttgaagaaatattttgttatgtgagaaaaatctttgttgcaatattcattgatttatatctctagttgaatacaaagattaaactctttttgcaaaccaaacttatacattgctagagcttcatatatatatatatatatatatatatatatatatatatatatatatattgtttgattgatatctttgcttgagcacttagattgaatacattttatgatacaaagattgtagtgttcgcactctcacgcactgattgcaatgctagtaaatctatttgagagtagacatcttaaaccacactgagcttacttattaaatcatattgtggtgtatgtgactgaacatatttgggtacatatatgctttacacgaaaacacaatcattgtaccgatattatttgatttcaaatttattgtatttccaggcacgggcctaaagagggagactagccctggaatagttccGGATTGACTTAgattcggttaggaaagttaggtgcgccatcctgttaaggtgtgtaagttgaggtcagccctgctaattgacctggttaatgTTAAGATcaaccctgtggtaattgacctgactgtaatcggtgccactccacccttaagtgagctattagtggaatcctcgagtttgcgagttagaggcagagacgtaggcacagttggccgaaccccgataacatatcgtgtgtttgtttatatttccgcactttatatttaccgcacgtgtatgttattatgtgaatgatatgcttgatttaaatttccatatattatatttattggcatttttggaactgcataaaaagaccctaagttgtaatattctgctaacatctggttgaacctaagagaaaagtttaaaattccaatttacccccctcttggaaatacacaaattctaacaattTGTGAATAATTCGAGAgatttttttgtaaataaatcaaatataagaTCATCCtacttttatattatttttaactaAAATAATTCCGTATTGTAATTTATTCAATTTTCTACATGCCACACTTCTAAAGCTCGATTAATGATATACCATATTCACTccaaatttagaaataaatataAGTATAGATTAGATTGAAGATCGGACTAATGTAATATATATCTAAAAAATGAGGTAGTTCTTCTTAAATTAATGTAATACATAGATTCAATCGTatgtataaattgtaatatttcGATCTTATATCTGTAAATTGATAGTCTATTTtagtattataataaaataattaatattgaGGAAGCCAAATTTTATTTTGTGACATGAATAATTAACAttgaactcaaatttttttctGTGTGGAGATTTTGTGAATAATATGAGGGACTTTTTGGTAATTAAAATCGCATATAAGATCATCCCTCAAAAGCCTCTACCCTCTCCTTCATCTTCTCTGTAACGCCAGGGGGTCCTTCGCTCCTCTCTATAAAACTGCGACACTCCAAACCATTCCTAGAACCAAACGGTAGCAACACAAACCCTAGGGTTTCGTGCTCAACATATTCGTAAATTTATGAATATCAAAACCCTAGTTGTTTCTAATACCCATTAAAGATTGCTATCGATCTTCTTCCCTCTCCATCAAGGTAAGCCTTACAGATCTCTTATTATCTGTCTGTCTCCTTGGCATTCCAATTGCAACCCTTTATTTGTTTTCTCTACTTTGTCCTTCAATCTGCCCGTCTACGACTCCCGGGGGGCTACTTGGGCTGCATGCCAATTCAAGTTCTTTTTGAGCAATTTTATTTGGGATTCTTTCACTATTCATGAGCTAGAAAAGTGTGAAAATTTGAGAGGGAGTTTTAGAAGGGTTTGGAGTTTATTCTAGGGTTTTTACTGCCATGGACGATCTTGAGAAGGCGATATTGATCAGTTTTGATGAATCGGGGGCAATTGATTCGGAGTTGAAATCGCAAGCAGTGGCTTTTTGCCAGCAAATAAAGGAAACCCCGTCAATCTGTAGCTTGTGCATTGAGCGCCTGTGCTTTTCTAAACTCGTGCAAGTCCAGTTCTGGTGCTTGCAGAGTCTACATGAGGCTATACGTGTGCGATACTCGTCAATGAGTTTAGATGAGAAGTCTTTCGTAAGGAACTCTGTGTTCTCAATGGCATGCTTTGAAGGTCTTGATGATAAGAACTCTGGTAGACTATTGGACACTCCGCCATTTATCAGGAACAAGCTTGCCCAAGTTTTGGTCACTTTAATTTACTTTGAATACCCAATAATTTGGTCATCTATATTTACCGATTTTCTTCCTCATTTGAGCAAGGGTGCGGCGGTGATAGATATGTTTTGTCGGGTTTTGAATGCACTGGATGATCAATTGATTAGTTTGGACTACCCCCGCAGTGCTGAAGAGATGACAGTTGCCGGCCGAGTTAAGGATGCAATGAGGCATCAGTGCGTAGCTCAGATAGTTAGAGCATGGTACGACATTGTATCTATGTATAGAAATTCTGATCCCGAACTCTGTGCTAGTGTCTTGGACACTATGAGGAGATACATTTCTTGGATTGATATTGGGTTAATTGTGAATGATGCTCTTATGCCTTTACTGTTTGAATTGATTTTGGTTGATGGGTCGTCTGAACAACTTCGAGGTGCAGCAGCAGGCTGTGTTTTGGCTGCAGTTTCTAAGCGCATGGATCCTCAAAACAAGCTTCGCCTTTTACAAAGCCTTCAAATCAgtcgggtttttggtttagtagGTGGGGATAATGATTCTGAATTGGTTTCGAGGATAGCTGCATTACTTATTGGATATGCTACTGAAGTTCTGGAATGTTCTAAGCGTTTGACTTCCAATGACAGTAAGGGAATTTCAATTGAACTACTGAATGAAGCATTGCCCTCAGTTTTCTATGTAATGCAAAATTGTGAGGTTGATGTCCAATTCAGTACTGTGCAATTCCTCTCCGGTTATGTTGCAAACATGAAGAGCCTTTCTCCACTTGGAGAGAAACAGTTGTTTCATGTGGGCCAGATATTGGAAGTGATTCGTGAACAAATTCTTTATGATCCTATTTATCGCAATAATATTGATTTACTAGATAAGATTGGTAGAGAAGAGGAAGATAGGATGACAGAGTTGCGGAAGGATTTATTTGTATTGCTTCGTAGCGTGGGTCGTGTAGCTCCTGATATTACTCAGATATTTATCAGAAATTCATTGGCTAGTGCTGTTGCATCTAATTCTGATAGGAATGTTGAAGAGGTAGAAGCCGCACTTTCTCTTTTCTATGCGCTTGGGGAGTCAATAAGTGATGAGGCAATCCGAAGTGGAAGTGGACAATTGAAAGAATTGGTGCCAATGATTTTGTCAACAAGGTTTCCTTGCCATTCCAATAGGCTGGTTGCACTTGTGTATTTGGAGACAATAACACGATATATGAAGTTTGTTCAGGAGAATACCCAATATATACCAATGGTTTTGGCTGCCTTTCTTGATGAAAGAGGTATACACAATCCAAATGTCAATGTGAGTAGGAGAGCAAGTTACCTTTTCATGAGGGTTGTCAAATTGCTCAAAGCAAAGCTTGTCCCTTTCATAGTGACTATTTTGCAGGTATCATTAATTCTTTTGTTTATCACAACAcgtgcttctttttttttttttggggggggggggggggggaacatgATATTTGCATTTTTTCAAAGCAAGCACGAAAATGTGTGAGCCTGTGAAGAAGAACCTTACAATTGCTGCAGCATAAAGCAGTCactaaatgaaataaaaatttgattagCTACAATTTACAATACCCAAAGCAgcaagaaaatgaaaaattaatttaaattaaaactcCAGTACTGATTAAGATATGTATTCGGGAGAAGCATCAACGGCCTTAATAAATTATGATTTCTATGCTTGTTACCACCTGCAAAACTACTCTCTGTCTATCTGTTTCTctgaattaattttaatttaatatcaGAGTTTGCAAGACACTGTTGCTCGATTTACAAGTATGGAATGTATGTCAAAAGAACTCTCAGCATCTGAAGATGGCAGTCACATATTTGAGGTACCAGTTATGATCGCGCATGCATAATCTTTAATATCTTATAGATGTTGAGGCTGCTTTTGTCATAATTTTGCATCATCATTTCACAGGCTATTGGCTTATTAATTGGGATGGAAGATGTGCCTCTGGAAAAGCAATCTGATTATCTCTCTTCATTGCTGACTCCGCTTTGTCAACAGGTGGTGGTTTTAGTTGCACTTAATATAATTTATAGCTGTTCAGATGTCACCAGGAGGCAACACTTTCAATCCCTCCTTCCCCCCACGCCCCCAAAAAGAATAAGATAAAGGGGAGAGCCTTTTGCTCCCGCCTTCATGTTTTTTTTCACGGATTTTTTGCTAGCTTtctgaaattttaattaaatattctCTCAAATAGTCATTGTTATGATCCAGGTTGAGGCTTTGCTTATAAATTTTAAAGTGCAAAATCCAGAAGAATCTCCTGCCAAAATTGCAAACATCCAGCAAATAATCATGGCAATTAATGCACTAAGCAAGGTTCTTTCTTCAATCTTGTAATATGTAGCACATAGTCTATTTAATGCTATGTTCCATCTTGGATCGGGGCTTAGTCATCCATTTTCtgtacattttttttatgaatattGGAAAAAAAAGCCTGATTCGCAGAGTTAAAAAAGACTTTAGAAAAATTACTTTCAAATTTATTTGATGTTACTCTTCTCAGCAACTTGACTGTTGTAAGCTGGTCATATAATGTAGCTGTTTAATTtttgattatgttttatatagaaaaGATCCTAGCTAGTTTTTGAACTTTACCATGTTTGGAATTTGTGGCTTAAGTACTTGACTCTATATCCACGTATTTTATGCTCACAGTGTTTGTTCTTAATCCAGGGTTTTAGTGAGCGTCTTGTAACTGCTAGTCGCCCTGCAATAGGTCTTATGTTCAAGCAGGTTGGTATTCATGATCGCTTTTTTGTCTTCAGGTCCATGATGTATATATTGTTTTTgaattctggtgaatttttctTCACCTTTTGGATTTAAAATTATTGATAAGGTGGAGTCTTTGTGCTTAGTTTTGTTAATAAGCTGATTCATGTTCGCAATTCACACATTTAGGTTATGTACGATATTTATGAGTAGCACTGAAAGGATTTATTTCTTTAAACCCGTGTTCACCTCCGTAATTCCATCACACGTCTATCTATTTACTTTTCTCTTTGAGTGCATAGGGTGGATTCTGGATGGGTGTGAATCATTGTTTCTGTTTTGTTTTCTGTCATTAAACAGCTACATACTTGAATGGGTTTACCAGCATATTAATTCCTTCTTTGCCTGTATGAGCGATGACTGATTGAATGTGAATTCTGATGTTATTTCATGGTAGAATTTACCCATATTTGCTTACCTCATTGCATGAAATTTAGAAAAAGCATTGAGTAGAGTTCATCATAAAAATTCTTGTGCAGAGATGCTGTGATATCTCGCAAAAATGCTGTTATAGAAATGCTTGCAGATATGCTTTCCTCATCCTTGGATGTTAATTAGAAAATGCATAGAGGTGGATGCTATTATAGAAACATTTGCAGAAATGCTGCGTATTGTTTCAGTCTCCAAACTTATGTTTGTTTTTCCCCTTGTTTAATCTAGACCTTGGATGTTCTCCTCCAAATTCTTGTTGTATTTCCAAGGATAGAGTCTCTGAGAAGTAAGGTAAGGGGTAGATCTTGGAAGATTTTCTTCTCATGGTGTTGTGATAACACTCTTTTTAAACACTACCTTCTGTGGTATTCAGGTCACATCATTTATTCATCGCATGGTGGACACTTTGGGAGCATCAGTGTTTCCTTACCTCCCAAAGGCATTGGAGCAATTGCTGGCAGAAAGCGAGGTACTTTAAGAACAAAGTTTTTTGTTCTATATTATATTCATTAACTAGAAAAATATTATGGATATTTTTAGTATTCCCACCTAACACTACAATCTGTCCAACACTTTTTTTCAAATGAGAGCTCTATTAGATTTGTTATATGCACTCAATATTGAAGCTGGAGGCATTTTGATTTGTTGTTGCTCCCCCATGTTTCCAAAAATACTCCAGATGATAAACGTTCTCGTTGTTAGTGACTTCTAATGTAATTTAAAAAACTATAGCAAATGCCTATCTGCCAAAATCTTTCAGTTACCCCTGTTCCCCAACCCCCAAAAGTAATGATTTTTTCCCAGTCTTTCATAACCTGCTGCTAGGATTATAGCtgatatatttaattatttatgcaTGTGTTGCTTGTGAACCTCCTAACATTATTTTAAATGAAACACACTGGTTATATTGAAGGAAAAAGTGATACATTTCTCAGGTTATGTCTTTAATCAAtacaagaaaattatttttctactttttttttttttttggttttttgatgCTCTGTGGCATCATTTAGTATTAAGTAGACTGGTGTCTCCAAAATCAGGATCTCAGATATGATGCACTCAGAATCTTCAGGTTAAACAGTCAGATTCTGTTTGGAAATACATTGTTATGCAAAATAAAGAGCAGTGTCGATTATaacaagatttttgcaaataCATCGAAATATGAGTTGTGCCCATTCAGTAAGATTTTTGACAAATGGCCTAACTGGTTGAAGATCGTACACGGAAGTATTCATTTGCTTGGAATATGGCTTCCAGCATCAATTTCAAATTTTTCCTTATTCTGGTGGCCTAAATATACCTTTCAGCATCAATTGGAAGGTTATGCTATTTAACACATATTTTTGTTAGGATGACATTAGGTTTGAAGGTGAAAAAATGGATCTGCTGTTGTCCAGCCCTCAGTTTTGAGGGTACATAGAATTGATTTGACCTAGGGGTTTTGAATGGGAATTTTGATTGAAATTGGTTTTACTATTTTTAGTGGGATATTCAACAGATACGAGTGAGAATGCAAGATAAGCGTTTTGCCATTGTGTTGATGTCTTGCaccttttaaaagaaaaaagatattCACTTATGCTTTATTTAGTTTTTGggaatttagaattttttttttggtcatcTTGGCATCTAGTGGCATCTTTTCTCTTTCTGcatttctaattatttaattcaacAGGTCGTGTACCAATGAGCATTTATGAGTGTTtgtttctttctttgcttttcctTTTTTATCAGAAAAAAGAGATGCATTAAATGGCTCCAAGGGGGTATCATCCATGTGCAAAAACCGCCTAAGAGAGTGGTTGGCTAAGTCTAAAACTATACGAGTGTCCAAAATGTACTATTCGTTAAACTAATTACTAAGGGAACTAAGCCATCTAGCTGTTTTAGGAGTAAAGAGGCATGTCTCTTCCTTCGAAGGctcttctatttctctcccttgACATAATCCAGAAAACAGCTAGAAGGATCATGAGTTCTTTTTTTCTCCAACTT from Malania oleifera isolate guangnan ecotype guangnan chromosome 9, ASM2987363v1, whole genome shotgun sequence carries:
- the LOC131164782 gene encoding exportin-T, translated to MDDLEKAILISFDESGAIDSELKSQAVAFCQQIKETPSICSLCIERLCFSKLVQVQFWCLQSLHEAIRVRYSSMSLDEKSFVRNSVFSMACFEGLDDKNSGRLLDTPPFIRNKLAQVLVTLIYFEYPIIWSSIFTDFLPHLSKGAAVIDMFCRVLNALDDQLISLDYPRSAEEMTVAGRVKDAMRHQCVAQIVRAWYDIVSMYRNSDPELCASVLDTMRRYISWIDIGLIVNDALMPLLFELILVDGSSEQLRGAAAGCVLAAVSKRMDPQNKLRLLQSLQISRVFGLVGGDNDSELVSRIAALLIGYATEVLECSKRLTSNDSKGISIELLNEALPSVFYVMQNCEVDVQFSTVQFLSGYVANMKSLSPLGEKQLFHVGQILEVIREQILYDPIYRNNIDLLDKIGREEEDRMTELRKDLFVLLRSVGRVAPDITQIFIRNSLASAVASNSDRNVEEVEAALSLFYALGESISDEAIRSGSGQLKELVPMILSTRFPCHSNRLVALVYLETITRYMKFVQENTQYIPMVLAAFLDERGIHNPNVNVSRRASYLFMRVVKLLKAKLVPFIVTILQSLQDTVARFTSMECMSKELSASEDGSHIFEAIGLLIGMEDVPLEKQSDYLSSLLTPLCQQVEALLINFKVQNPEESPAKIANIQQIIMAINALSKGFSERLVTASRPAIGLMFKQTLDVLLQILVVFPRIESLRSKVTSFIHRMVDTLGASVFPYLPKALEQLLAESEPVELVGFLLLINQLICKFGTLVHDILEEIFPLVAGRIFNILPGDVVLSGPGSNTEEIRELQELQKISCTFLHVITTHDLSSVFLSPRSRCYLHSMMELLLYTACNHKDTTVRKACVQIFIRLIKDWCNRPYGEEKVPGFRSFIIEAFATNCCLYSVLDKSFEFHDANTLILFGEIVMAQKVMYEKFGDDFIIQFVSKGFPNAHCPRELAEQYCQKLQGSDLKALKSFYQLLIENLRLQQNGSLVFR